A genomic region of Prochlorococcus marinus XMU1405 contains the following coding sequences:
- a CDS encoding S1C family serine protease has translation MLPKNDVLAFQLFDQFPNNCKKQDFNSDRFISNMKKGTVIVSTDEGFGSGFIIGYKKNKTFILTNSHVLNGEEKVLINLSDGSEQIGRVEIDGMGVSNINDLAIISVNGKFGKAFGFEKRPPKIGSDVIAIGSPKGLSYSFTKGIISSFREEGKLIQTDAALNEGNSGGPLINKFGCVVGVNTAALNDSENLNFAISSNVALNFIKQLPETSQNNFSKKNYLKDKVFFACFKDKNPCKPNEEAINYLIKADRIKSFRTKKPYLEKYVTRSLDIQKSDYGYFLRGQSYYKDKNFDMALEDFKNALLINKNFDNASLYRGLIFQIKGDHYKAIKEFKRTNKISVLVNKKKNIDALLSMASSYDQIDQIENARKTIEEGLKGDLTNNLSSKLLTKKVYYELLGRRYESNLLKQDLEKAISLNPKSYESLYLLAKVFQFDGDFDKAIDLYKQVLDINPKFSEAYVGIGYIQAYEFDDFENALKNFDIAIKYDLENRSAYFHRAMTYIMIPGYDRSLNKRTCIDIRKAKNLKGDRLLFMSYGNDANKLMDSFIGKFCRN, from the coding sequence ATGTTGCCTAAAAATGATGTATTGGCATTCCAACTTTTTGATCAATTTCCAAATAATTGTAAGAAACAAGATTTTAATTCTGATAGATTTATTTCAAATATGAAAAAAGGTACTGTTATCGTCTCTACTGACGAAGGATTTGGGAGTGGCTTTATTATTGGATATAAAAAAAATAAAACCTTTATTCTTACAAATAGTCATGTATTAAATGGAGAGGAAAAGGTACTTATAAATTTGAGTGATGGATCAGAGCAAATAGGAAGAGTTGAAATTGATGGTATGGGTGTAAGTAATATTAATGATTTAGCAATAATTTCTGTAAATGGAAAATTTGGAAAAGCTTTTGGTTTTGAAAAAAGACCCCCTAAAATTGGTTCTGATGTGATTGCTATTGGCTCACCGAAGGGATTAAGTTACTCATTTACGAAAGGAATTATAAGTAGTTTTAGAGAAGAAGGTAAACTTATTCAAACTGATGCTGCATTGAATGAGGGGAATTCTGGAGGTCCACTTATCAACAAATTTGGCTGTGTTGTAGGAGTAAATACGGCAGCTTTAAATGACTCAGAAAATTTGAATTTTGCAATTTCGAGTAATGTTGCCTTGAATTTTATAAAACAATTACCAGAGACTTCACAAAATAATTTTTCTAAAAAAAACTATTTAAAAGATAAAGTTTTCTTTGCATGTTTTAAAGATAAGAATCCATGTAAGCCAAATGAAGAGGCAATAAATTACTTAATTAAGGCTGATAGGATAAAGTCATTTCGTACAAAAAAACCATATCTCGAGAAATATGTAACTAGATCCTTAGATATTCAGAAATCCGACTATGGTTATTTTTTAAGGGGTCAATCATATTACAAAGATAAAAATTTTGATATGGCTCTCGAAGATTTTAAAAATGCACTTTTGATAAATAAAAATTTTGATAATGCTTCCCTGTATAGAGGGTTAATTTTTCAAATAAAGGGTGATCACTATAAAGCAATTAAAGAATTTAAAAGAACAAATAAAATTAGTGTTTTAGTTAATAAGAAAAAAAATATAGACGCTTTACTTAGTATGGCAAGTTCGTATGATCAGATTGATCAAATTGAGAATGCTCGAAAAACTATTGAAGAGGGCTTAAAGGGTGATTTAACAAATAATTTAAGCTCAAAACTACTTACTAAGAAAGTTTATTATGAGCTTCTTGGTAGGCGTTATGAATCTAATTTATTAAAGCAAGATTTAGAAAAAGCTATTTCTTTAAATCCCAAATCATATGAATCTCTTTATCTATTGGCAAAGGTCTTTCAGTTTGATGGTGACTTTGATAAGGCAATTGATTTGTATAAGCAAGTCTTAGATATTAATCCAAAATTTTCAGAAGCTTATGTTGGTATCGGATATATTCAAGCTTATGAATTTGACGATTTTGAAAATGCTTTAAAAAACTTTGATATAGCTATTAAGTATGATTTAGAAAATAGAAGCGCTTATTTTCATAGAGCAATGACATATATAATGATTCCTGGTTATGACCGTTCTTTAAATAAAAGAACATGTATAGATATAAGAAAAGCAAAGAATTTAAAGGGAGACAGATTATTATTTATGAGTTATGGAAATGATGCAAATAAATTAATGGATAGTTTTATTGGGAAATTTTGCAGAAATTAA
- a CDS encoding tetratricopeptide repeat protein — protein MILLNFFYGVSNWRLYASDSLRAGIIFDNAMEKYENKDYKGAINDLTKYIEIYPKDHKYGYFNRGVFKDEIKDYKGAIRDYSKAIKLYPSSKKYWTRRSLSKFALGKYRGALKDINKALLLDSSNPGSLALKGIILHKLGDKKNGCNLVKKSFELGNEKESTIDFLINFCK, from the coding sequence TTGATACTTTTAAATTTTTTTTATGGAGTATCAAATTGGAGATTATATGCGTCTGACTCTTTAAGGGCAGGCATCATTTTCGATAATGCCATGGAAAAGTACGAAAATAAGGATTATAAAGGTGCGATTAATGATTTAACTAAATATATTGAGATATATCCTAAAGACCATAAATATGGATATTTTAATAGAGGTGTTTTTAAAGATGAAATAAAGGATTATAAAGGTGCGATAAGAGATTATAGTAAAGCTATAAAGTTATATCCAAGCTCTAAAAAATATTGGACAAGAAGAAGCCTCTCAAAATTCGCTCTTGGGAAGTACAGAGGTGCATTAAAGGACATAAATAAGGCATTATTATTGGATTCCTCAAATCCTGGTTCTCTAGCTCTAAAGGGTATTATTCTTCATAAACTAGGAGACAAAAAAAATGGTTGTAATTTGGTAAAGAAATCATTTGAGCTCGGAAATGAAAAAGAATCTACTATTGATTTCCTTATAAATTTTTGTAAATGA
- a CDS encoding phosphoesterase, translating to MIERWALVSGLKGDLDTYELIQKDLKKTPGNITLFVLGDMIGPEKNCNRLLHRLINPKSNDLQPWCIYGWWEEQILLESGYRGDQRAEALRINKGEELVKSLTNAVDKSFLDWIAALQFGFVELDCGLIHGSSKDIGENLTLDTPPLTLLDRLTRLQVNRLFTARSKQQFHLELTEGTVNSEVEDLNGNRKKEQKVPQKAVIGIGAGKNYTLYDVGTDNTQFLQAGYKSEKRIKGFGML from the coding sequence ATGATAGAACGCTGGGCACTCGTAAGTGGTCTTAAAGGGGATCTAGATACTTATGAACTTATTCAAAAAGACTTAAAAAAAACTCCAGGTAATATAACTCTTTTTGTTTTGGGGGATATGATAGGTCCTGAAAAAAACTGTAATAGGCTTCTCCATAGGTTAATTAATCCAAAAAGTAATGATTTACAACCATGGTGTATATATGGTTGGTGGGAAGAACAAATCCTATTGGAAAGTGGTTACCGTGGGGATCAAAGAGCTGAAGCTTTGAGAATAAATAAGGGTGAAGAATTAGTTAAGTCTCTTACGAATGCTGTAGACAAATCATTTCTTGATTGGATAGCAGCACTTCAATTTGGATTTGTTGAACTTGATTGTGGTTTAATTCACGGAAGCTCAAAAGATATTGGCGAAAATTTAACACTAGATACACCCCCACTGACACTCCTTGATCGACTTACACGTCTTCAGGTAAACAGATTATTTACTGCAAGAAGCAAACAACAGTTTCATTTGGAATTGACAGAGGGAACTGTTAATTCTGAAGTAGAAGATTTAAATGGAAATCGTAAGAAAGAGCAGAAAGTTCCGCAAAAAGCTGTTATTGGTATTGGGGCAGGAAAAAATTATACTCTTTATGATGTAGGGACTGATAATACTCAATTCTTACAAGCAGGATATAAATCAGAAAAAAGAATTAAGGGATTTGGAATGCTTTAG
- a CDS encoding immunity 17 family protein, protein MNIDQLFCIFGGFFTLLAARSDWNWFWNHPKAKGVLSLCRGKKGARIFYSILGIFLIALGIKGF, encoded by the coding sequence ATGAATATAGATCAATTATTTTGCATTTTTGGAGGCTTTTTTACTTTGTTAGCAGCTAGAAGTGATTGGAATTGGTTTTGGAATCATCCTAAAGCTAAGGGGGTTTTATCTTTGTGTAGAGGTAAAAAAGGAGCAAGAATTTTTTATTCAATTTTGGGAATTTTTTTAATAGCTTTAGGAATTAAAGGGTTTTAA
- a CDS encoding metallophosphoesterase family protein, whose protein sequence is MNQAVISCLHANLPAVEAVLKDIELQGITNITCLGDLVGYGPQPNEVIELIRDKKIPTCQGCWDEDVVDGLDACDCSYPSQLAEKRGHFAHQWTTDKLTKENKDYLANLPYSIRKDKCLFVHGSPNSQHEYLLPDMDAFAALERVENARAEILFCGHTHQPYIRELADGSIAVKIKNAAPKDIQEKEIQLPMRRIVNAGSVGEPRHGGTKATYVVHNEVTNEVKIREVEYDLELTCKAIIDAGLPPIFAWRLKNGFEFAEQAEDASHVCER, encoded by the coding sequence ATGAATCAAGCTGTCATCTCATGCTTACATGCAAATTTACCTGCAGTAGAGGCTGTCTTAAAAGATATTGAACTCCAAGGAATTACAAATATTACCTGTCTTGGAGATCTAGTGGGTTATGGTCCTCAACCTAATGAGGTTATTGAGTTAATAAGAGATAAAAAAATTCCTACTTGTCAGGGATGTTGGGACGAAGACGTTGTTGATGGATTAGATGCTTGCGATTGTAGTTATCCTTCTCAGCTTGCTGAAAAGAGAGGTCATTTTGCTCATCAATGGACTACTGATAAATTAACTAAAGAAAATAAGGATTATCTAGCTAATCTACCCTACTCAATACGTAAAGATAAATGTCTTTTTGTTCATGGTAGTCCTAATAGTCAACATGAATATCTTCTACCCGATATGGATGCATTTGCAGCTCTTGAGAGAGTTGAAAATGCCAGAGCAGAGATTCTATTTTGTGGTCATACTCATCAACCTTATATTCGCGAATTAGCAGATGGTTCAATTGCTGTAAAAATCAAAAACGCTGCCCCCAAAGATATTCAAGAAAAAGAAATTCAATTGCCGATGCGAAGAATAGTAAATGCAGGTTCAGTAGGAGAGCCAAGGCATGGAGGAACTAAAGCTACTTATGTTGTTCATAACGAAGTCACAAATGAAGTAAAAATTAGAGAAGTGGAATATGATCTTGAACTTACGTGTAAAGCAATAATAGATGCCGGTCTTCCTCCGATTTTTGCATGGCGTTTAAAAAATGGATTCGAATTTGCAGAACAAGCTGAAGATGCATCTCATGTTTGTGAAAGATGA
- a CDS encoding thermonuclease family protein has product MKVILLISLSLFYTSEIHPKLTTTIIINCYDGDTCTTIEGEKIRLACIDTPELKGKNANPIAAKEARDFLNNLVTNEEIYIKRIAKDRYGRTVAELFKNDINVQEIIVKKRYGKIYKRYADQCEWTQKEGLN; this is encoded by the coding sequence ATGAAAGTTATTTTATTAATATCTCTCTCATTATTTTATACTTCAGAAATTCATCCAAAACTTACAACCACAATCATCATCAATTGCTATGACGGTGATACTTGCACAACTATTGAAGGAGAAAAAATAAGACTTGCATGTATAGATACACCTGAATTAAAAGGTAAAAATGCCAATCCTATTGCGGCTAAAGAAGCAAGAGATTTTTTGAATAACTTAGTGACTAATGAAGAGATTTATATTAAGAGAATTGCTAAAGATAGATACGGAAGGACAGTTGCTGAATTATTTAAAAATGATATTAATGTTCAAGAAATAATTGTTAAAAAAAGATATGGGAAAATTTATAAAAGATATGCAGATCAATGTGAATGGACTCAAAAAGAGGGATTAAATTAA
- a CDS encoding GTP-binding protein has product MSQVWLISGSPGCGKTNWILNTFKNYSGNCGYLRLGGYSEINLEQAINSKIDFAFLKDQIPNLLDLSISNSISEKDKENILIIIEFPQFFIPKSQGINGVDLRIINELEKYNFQPNRYLHFGRDPELSIKDTLDFRAIESISLDLKKHIWDPASLNTFWFELVNGAYGDVYRAKALMNLPDGRYILFNWIVSQQGSQYQTLNQVAPLNGRPERCSEIVIQGKNLNFESIKSTIHNCLLNDAVLDHHQTSLRNSQLQTARR; this is encoded by the coding sequence ATGAGTCAAGTTTGGTTAATATCAGGGTCGCCGGGATGCGGTAAGACAAATTGGATACTAAATACTTTTAAGAATTATTCTGGTAATTGTGGTTACTTACGTCTTGGAGGATATTCCGAAATTAATTTAGAGCAAGCTATAAATTCAAAAATTGATTTTGCTTTTTTGAAAGATCAAATTCCTAACTTATTAGACTTATCTATTTCAAACTCAATATCAGAGAAAGATAAAGAAAACATTTTAATTATTATTGAATTTCCACAATTTTTTATACCTAAATCTCAAGGTATTAATGGAGTTGATCTGAGAATTATTAATGAACTTGAAAAATATAATTTCCAGCCAAATAGATATCTTCATTTTGGTAGAGATCCAGAATTATCAATTAAAGATACTTTAGATTTTAGAGCAATTGAATCAATAAGCCTTGATCTTAAAAAGCATATTTGGGATCCTGCAAGCTTGAATACTTTTTGGTTTGAATTAGTTAATGGTGCTTATGGGGATGTATATAGAGCAAAAGCATTAATGAACTTGCCGGATGGGCGTTACATCTTGTTTAACTGGATAGTTAGTCAGCAAGGATCTCAATATCAAACATTAAACCAAGTTGCCCCTCTTAATGGAAGACCAGAAAGATGTTCTGAAATTGTTATACAAGGGAAAAATTTAAACTTCGAGTCAATAAAATCAACGATTCATAATTGTCTTCTTAATGATGCTGTACTAGATCATCATCAAACTTCACTTAGAAATTCACAACTACAAACTGCTCGCCGTTAA